Proteins encoded by one window of Desulfovibrio ferrophilus:
- a CDS encoding IclR family transcriptional regulator, producing MSQNDKYYMMQSLEKALFVIETMATKSNWKLKTLNETCSIPKGTLQRILRTLEELGYVQQLERGGAYALTLKFHKLGKQIASQSNITSLLQPILQNLRNKVNETVNLSILSGVDMVVVHQITSSHALQMDSIIGTSFPAYISASGKVFLSFLPEDELRNFIKELRRSNADVNTDKINIIYKEIESIRKQGFGLDFEELFKGLRCIAAPVFDDSGKIIATISCSVPTVRLDRSFSRKLLQEIPLAAAEASRLFQAPERSFDADIDEVAELLVAP from the coding sequence ATGTCACAGAATGATAAATATTACATGATGCAATCTTTGGAAAAGGCTCTTTTCGTCATTGAGACAATGGCGACTAAAAGCAACTGGAAGCTGAAGACGCTCAACGAGACGTGTTCGATCCCGAAGGGAACCTTGCAACGCATCTTGCGGACTCTGGAAGAGCTTGGCTATGTACAGCAGCTTGAACGCGGTGGGGCTTACGCACTGACATTAAAGTTTCACAAATTGGGCAAGCAAATTGCTTCACAAAGCAACATCACATCATTGCTGCAACCAATCCTACAAAACCTGCGAAATAAGGTTAATGAGACTGTAAACTTAAGTATTCTTTCCGGTGTGGACATGGTCGTCGTCCATCAAATAACGTCAAGCCATGCCTTGCAGATGGATTCAATAATTGGAACATCTTTCCCTGCCTATATTTCTGCATCAGGAAAGGTCTTTTTGTCATTCCTGCCAGAAGATGAACTGCGAAATTTCATCAAAGAATTGCGACGCAGCAACGCTGACGTCAACACAGACAAAATAAACATCATCTACAAAGAAATCGAATCCATCCGCAAACAAGGCTTTGGATTGGATTTTGAGGAATTATTCAAAGGGCTACGATGCATTGCAGCACCTGTCTTTGATGATTCAGGAAAAATCATTGCCACAATCAGCTGTTCTGTTCCCACGGTACGCCTGGACAGATCTTTTTCCCGGAAACTTCTTCAGGAAATACCACTGGCCGCTGCAGAAGCCTCTAGACTCTTTCAAGCTCCAGAGCGTTCATTCGATGCTGATATTGATGAGGTCGCTGAATTACTTGTAGCGCCATAG
- a CDS encoding HD domain-containing phosphohydrolase, producing MGNKKILFVDDDERILTSFERTLGGDYEVSIATGAEQGIEMLGAKGPFAVVVSDLKMPGMNGMDFLIKVHQQHPQTVRIMLTGYAELETAITAINKGQIFRFLTKPVENETLINVLDSAIQQYSLILAEKELTEKTLRGSVKMLCEILALLRPEVFGRTSRIIPYVRQLAKALNDEDPWLTETAALLSSIGYIAVPDQILARINKNRELSAEEFNLFCGHVDVAKKLIANIPRLEKAAEIIAYQEKRYDGMGYPADQVRENIIPLGARILRVVLDFDKLKGTSVSEGEAYKKLKNMRGVHDPSIISALGRIMGSAAKYHMRDISVEKLEEGMILGEDVFMSNNEKTIKVMSKGEEVSSVAITYLKKYRGNLKIKNSVTIIESL from the coding sequence ATGGGGAACAAGAAAATTCTCTTTGTGGATGACGACGAGAGAATACTGACCTCGTTCGAACGAACACTGGGCGGAGACTATGAGGTCTCCATCGCCACGGGTGCTGAGCAGGGGATTGAAATGCTGGGCGCCAAAGGCCCCTTCGCTGTCGTTGTGTCGGACCTCAAGATGCCGGGCATGAACGGGATGGATTTCCTGATCAAGGTCCACCAACAACACCCGCAGACCGTTCGCATCATGCTCACTGGCTACGCCGAACTGGAAACTGCCATCACGGCCATCAACAAGGGCCAAATCTTCCGTTTTCTGACCAAGCCCGTTGAAAACGAAACCCTGATCAACGTGCTGGACAGCGCCATCCAGCAATACAGCCTGATCCTGGCCGAAAAAGAACTCACGGAGAAAACCCTGCGGGGTAGCGTGAAGATGCTGTGCGAGATTCTCGCCCTTCTTCGCCCGGAGGTCTTTGGCCGCACCTCGCGCATCATTCCTTACGTACGACAGTTAGCCAAGGCTCTAAATGATGAAGACCCCTGGCTCACGGAGACGGCTGCGCTGTTGTCATCCATCGGTTACATCGCCGTACCCGATCAGATCCTGGCCCGCATCAACAAAAACCGCGAACTCAGTGCCGAAGAATTCAACCTGTTTTGTGGACATGTGGATGTTGCCAAAAAGCTCATCGCCAACATCCCGCGGCTGGAAAAAGCAGCGGAAATCATCGCCTATCAGGAAAAACGATACGACGGCATGGGCTATCCGGCCGACCAGGTGCGCGAAAACATCATCCCGCTGGGAGCCCGAATCCTGCGGGTCGTGCTGGATTTCGACAAGCTGAAAGGGACCTCCGTCTCCGAAGGCGAAGCCTACAAGAAGCTCAAGAATATGCGAGGGGTTCACGACCCCTCCATCATCTCCGCACTGGGCAGGATCATGGGAAGTGCCGCAAAATACCACATGCGCGATATTTCCGTTGAAAAGCTGGAAGAAGGAATGATTCTGGGAGAAGACGTTTTCATGAGCAACAATGAGAAAACCATCAAGGTGATGTCAAAGGGAGAAGAGGTTAGCAGCGTGGCGATCACCTACCTCAAGAAGTACCGGGGCAACCTCAAGATCAAAAACTCGGTAACCATCATCGAATCCCTGTAG
- a CDS encoding substrate-binding periplasmic protein: protein MGEKLNIRFEFVACPWKRCVSMMKDGQVDLITNFALTKERLEFSHYIMPPYAIQQTVLYVQKGNKDLIRSYPDINKSIIGTVKGAHIFERLHIDPQIQCVEVTQQTQLLEMLKNNRVSAILGIETNLNYQIITEGYSGMFERAAYTPPDAYGVHFAISKHSRHNNLEPQIERELTNLLQEGEVSRVIDNYIRE, encoded by the coding sequence ATTGGCGAAAAGCTGAATATCAGGTTCGAATTTGTTGCATGCCCCTGGAAGCGTTGCGTCAGCATGATGAAGGATGGGCAAGTCGATCTCATCACCAATTTTGCCCTGACCAAAGAGCGACTGGAATTCAGCCATTACATCATGCCACCGTACGCCATCCAGCAGACCGTGCTCTATGTTCAGAAAGGAAACAAAGACCTCATTCGATCGTATCCCGATATTAACAAAAGCATCATCGGAACGGTCAAGGGGGCTCATATCTTCGAACGGCTCCATATTGACCCGCAAATCCAGTGCGTCGAGGTTACTCAGCAGACACAACTACTAGAAATGCTGAAAAACAACCGCGTCAGTGCCATCCTTGGCATTGAGACCAATCTCAACTACCAAATCATCACCGAAGGCTATTCTGGAATGTTCGAGAGAGCAGCGTACACTCCCCCCGACGCCTACGGCGTTCATTTTGCCATCTCAAAGCATTCACGGCACAATAACCTGGAGCCACAGATAGAACGCGAGCTGACCAATTTGCTCCAAGAAGGCGAAGTATCCCGTGTAATAGACAATTACATCCGGGAGTAG
- a CDS encoding PAS domain S-box protein → MTAPANKQIHKEPLDELRSAKERIRALEKSLSHENSQFRVLFDGIEDAVFVFPVLPDGTRGQFIDVNEAACKRLGYTREEMLGMSLTDIDAPEIQPLVPSVANRYGLTPTAIFETIHVAKNGTRIPVEVSARKFQYEGSDAIMGIARDISIRKRSEELRTRALHQSEYTQNLLFEILSKANRAKNSEELLESIHDLLRQEMDADNLYVAMINKQRQTLEFIYCRDETIDSCPVVEDIFDPENKRLSLMPLREQRPVLIGKKQMLEMIAAGDLHVHGELPESWLGLPLRVKGETVGTLVVQHYTKANAYSDTEVKLLAACSEQIAIALERGIHEDISKTSKDVVEHIPAGLFIYQYQPPDRLYLEYANPEAEKLTKITLTEWKGKEFNELWPHANRMGITESFLSPIRTGRDYITEEVSYQDSRIKGAYKVRTFFLPGDRLGVTFEDITRQKIAEAAIRESEEQYRAFFESSHSVMLMVDPQTGEIYDANPAAERYYGYERDTLKTMTVPDINPMPQEQIRELMSKAEQNGRLQFILKHKLSSGELRDVEVFSGPIEVKGKQLLFSIIHDITERTKAENQLQKAMQSAEDANRAKTEFLANMSHEIRTPLNGILGMLQLMETTGLDKEQAQYIESALASGRNLTLLLGDLLDLSRIEAGAADLLRHKFKLSELLESIRATFDLIAKDRGLEFSILLENDIPDTMEGDATRLRQVLFNLLGNALKFTMSGSIRVRISRLTPPGPDQCRLLFEVADTGIGIPDDKINSIFDAFTQVQSDLTRPYQGAGLGLRIVRRLSELMGGTLAVDSTVNKGTTFYFSVPLYCETCESTEPEIQPRQSLPAPRQLRILFAEDDRVNSTAIAHFLKKLGHHAEGVENGREAIKKLKQSDYHCVLMDIQMPIMDGIQATQAIRADNSLGAKTKIPIIALTAHALVGDREQFLKAGMDDYLPKPLDFDLLREKLLKIGDKTDAPE, encoded by the coding sequence ATGACAGCGCCTGCAAACAAACAAATCCACAAGGAACCTCTGGACGAATTGCGCTCTGCCAAGGAGCGTATTCGGGCCTTGGAGAAATCTCTGTCGCATGAGAACAGCCAATTCCGTGTACTCTTCGACGGCATCGAGGATGCTGTCTTTGTTTTCCCCGTTCTCCCGGATGGAACACGAGGCCAATTCATTGATGTCAACGAGGCCGCCTGCAAACGCCTGGGCTACACCCGCGAAGAGATGCTGGGCATGTCTCTGACAGACATTGACGCGCCAGAGATTCAGCCTCTGGTCCCCTCTGTCGCAAATCGCTATGGCCTTACACCTACCGCCATCTTCGAAACCATCCACGTTGCCAAGAATGGAACTCGCATCCCCGTGGAAGTCAGTGCCCGAAAGTTTCAGTACGAGGGAAGCGATGCCATCATGGGGATTGCCCGCGATATCTCCATACGCAAAAGATCCGAGGAATTGCGCACACGGGCACTGCACCAAAGTGAATACACGCAAAACCTGCTCTTCGAAATTCTGAGCAAGGCAAATCGAGCAAAGAACTCTGAAGAATTGCTGGAATCCATTCACGACCTGCTGCGCCAGGAAATGGATGCAGACAATCTCTATGTCGCCATGATCAACAAGCAGCGGCAGACGCTGGAATTCATTTATTGCCGCGATGAGACCATCGATTCCTGCCCGGTTGTGGAAGACATCTTTGATCCCGAAAACAAAAGACTGTCGCTGATGCCCCTGCGTGAACAACGGCCTGTTCTCATCGGCAAGAAACAAATGCTGGAGATGATAGCTGCAGGAGATTTGCATGTGCATGGTGAGTTGCCGGAATCATGGCTGGGACTCCCGCTTCGGGTTAAAGGCGAGACTGTTGGCACCCTGGTTGTTCAGCATTACACCAAGGCAAATGCCTACTCGGACACCGAGGTAAAATTACTGGCCGCATGCTCCGAACAAATCGCCATCGCTCTGGAGCGAGGCATTCACGAAGACATCTCCAAGACTTCCAAGGACGTTGTCGAGCATATTCCGGCAGGCCTGTTCATCTACCAGTACCAACCACCTGACCGGCTCTATCTGGAATACGCCAACCCCGAGGCCGAAAAACTGACAAAAATCACCCTTACGGAATGGAAAGGCAAGGAATTCAATGAACTCTGGCCCCACGCCAACCGCATGGGCATTACCGAGTCCTTCCTCTCCCCCATCCGCACCGGACGTGACTACATCACCGAAGAAGTTAGCTATCAGGACAGCCGCATCAAGGGCGCTTACAAGGTCCGAACTTTCTTTCTGCCAGGCGACAGATTAGGCGTTACCTTTGAGGACATTACCAGACAAAAAATTGCCGAAGCAGCCATTCGCGAAAGCGAAGAGCAATACCGGGCATTCTTTGAGAGCAGTCACTCGGTCATGCTGATGGTGGACCCTCAAACAGGTGAAATCTACGACGCCAACCCTGCGGCCGAACGCTATTACGGTTATGAACGGGACACGCTAAAGACCATGACTGTCCCCGACATCAATCCTATGCCCCAGGAGCAAATAAGGGAGCTCATGTCCAAGGCAGAGCAAAATGGCCGATTGCAGTTCATTCTCAAACACAAACTGTCTTCCGGGGAATTACGCGATGTCGAAGTTTTCTCCGGCCCCATCGAAGTCAAAGGCAAACAGCTGCTTTTTTCCATTATCCACGACATCACGGAACGCACAAAGGCAGAAAATCAATTACAAAAGGCCATGCAATCCGCTGAGGATGCCAACCGGGCAAAAACGGAATTCCTGGCCAATATGAGTCATGAAATACGAACACCACTCAACGGTATCCTGGGTATGCTGCAACTCATGGAAACAACCGGTCTGGACAAGGAACAAGCTCAATACATCGAGAGCGCGCTGGCCAGCGGGCGAAATCTGACGTTGCTCCTCGGGGACTTGCTCGATCTTTCCAGAATTGAAGCTGGGGCAGCAGATCTGCTTCGGCATAAGTTCAAGCTCAGCGAATTATTGGAATCCATCCGTGCGACCTTCGACCTGATTGCCAAAGACAGGGGATTGGAATTCAGCATTCTCCTCGAAAATGACATCCCGGACACCATGGAAGGTGATGCCACCAGGCTCCGGCAAGTGCTGTTCAACCTCTTGGGCAATGCCTTAAAATTCACGATGTCCGGGAGCATTCGCGTCAGGATTTCCCGACTCACCCCCCCCGGACCTGATCAGTGCCGTCTGCTCTTCGAGGTTGCGGACACGGGCATCGGTATCCCCGATGACAAAATCAACAGCATATTCGATGCTTTCACCCAAGTGCAATCTGATTTGACCCGGCCCTATCAGGGAGCTGGATTGGGACTGCGCATCGTCAGGCGCCTGAGTGAACTGATGGGGGGAACGCTGGCCGTGGACAGCACAGTGAACAAGGGGACGACGTTCTATTTCAGCGTTCCCTTGTATTGCGAAACCTGTGAATCGACAGAGCCGGAAATTCAACCCCGTCAGTCACTCCCTGCCCCACGCCAACTTCGAATTCTCTTTGCCGAGGACGACCGCGTCAACAGTACCGCCATCGCCCATTTCCTGAAAAAACTCGGACACCACGCCGAGGGGGTCGAAAACGGCAGGGAAGCTATCAAAAAATTGAAACAGAGTGATTACCATTGCGTACTCATGGATATCCAGATGCCCATCATGGACGGCATCCAGGCAACCCAGGCGATCCGTGCAGACAATAGCCTGGGAGCCAAGACAAAAATCCCGATCATTGCCCTCACCGCCCACGCGCTGGTCGGAGATCGAGAGCAATTCCTCAAGGCGGGCATGGATGACTATCTTCCAAAACCCCTAGATTTTGATCTCCTGCGCGAAAAGCTGCTCAAAATCGGCGACAAGACAGATGCACCAGAGTAG
- a CDS encoding chalcone isomerase family protein yields MRLIVSMMMVLLMVPSTMAGELAGVVMPDDVQVSGKRLQLNGLALRKVVFFKVYVGGLYLPEAMTDGQQVLQSDTQRQVVMHFLRNVGREDLNEAWLEGLEANTPQASVQLKVQFETLCAWMSDVAEGDKLVVTYEPGTGTRIEVKGDVKGVLPGKPFADALFSCWIGPNPGPGKAFREAMLGG; encoded by the coding sequence ATGCGGTTGATTGTGTCGATGATGATGGTCTTGTTGATGGTGCCTTCGACAATGGCTGGTGAGTTGGCTGGAGTGGTGATGCCTGACGATGTGCAGGTTTCGGGCAAACGGTTGCAACTCAATGGGTTGGCGTTGCGTAAGGTCGTCTTTTTCAAGGTTTACGTGGGGGGGCTCTACCTGCCCGAGGCCATGACCGATGGTCAACAGGTGCTCCAGTCCGATACGCAGCGACAGGTGGTGATGCATTTTCTGCGCAACGTGGGGCGCGAAGATCTCAATGAGGCCTGGCTGGAAGGATTGGAAGCGAATACGCCCCAGGCTTCGGTCCAGCTGAAGGTGCAGTTTGAGACCCTGTGTGCCTGGATGAGCGATGTTGCAGAAGGGGACAAGCTTGTTGTGACCTACGAGCCTGGAACTGGAACTCGTATTGAGGTGAAAGGCGACGTCAAGGGAGTGCTGCCAGGCAAGCCTTTTGCTGATGCGTTATTCTCCTGCTGGATTGGTCCCAACCCTGGCCCGGGAAAGGCCTTCAGGGAGGCGATGCTCGGAGGCTGA